One segment of bacterium DNA contains the following:
- a CDS encoding HAMP domain-containing protein produces MIGIRQKLILGFGGLLAIVVVIGTLTISNIDNLGQAIDVILRENYRSVVACQDMKEALERMDSGMLFTFIGSAAAGSRLIQENEARFRAALEVERGNITLSGEQQKADSLGQLFEDYRNVIALAADTTFSPESRRSIYFDRLLPLFQRIKGLSQAVLDMNQANMSEANDFARREAGRAHRSMLMAIAACALVAILFSFLTHHWILRPINSLIESMDQIRRGNLDLVLRPGSRDEIGQLSATVNAMAAALRETRRADRINLARTRRATEDVFKALPAAVAVLDLEGRVEVATETARRHFGLNPGVLIRDLDYKWLTELLERAKTEDHLADHEVRGEYIQQFIDGKEYFFLPSVIEIPVDRERNETTGTAVIIKDVTMIHEQQELKSSLVSTVSHQLRTPLTALRMSIHLLLEERVGALNEKQIELLMAAREDSDRLTGIVDSLLDIGRIESCRTSLNLAPVAPRELARAALEQFTSEARDKGVELVNAVPDDLPAVQVDSGRLKHVFANLLSNALRFTGGGGTVTVGATAEAGQVCFSVRDTGKGIPPEHLGHLFEQFYREPGQDEKTGVGLGLAIVKEIVQAHGGEVAVESTPGEGSTFSFTLPLS; encoded by the coding sequence ATGATCGGCATCCGTCAAAAACTCATATTGGGCTTTGGTGGCCTTCTGGCCATAGTCGTGGTTATCGGAACGCTGACCATCTCCAATATCGATAACCTCGGCCAGGCCATCGATGTCATTCTACGGGAGAATTACCGCAGCGTTGTGGCCTGCCAGGACATGAAAGAGGCCCTGGAACGGATGGACAGCGGCATGCTGTTCACTTTCATCGGCAGCGCGGCCGCGGGCAGTCGTCTAATCCAGGAAAACGAGGCCCGGTTCCGGGCCGCCCTCGAGGTGGAACGTGGAAACATTACACTGTCGGGGGAGCAACAGAAGGCCGACAGTCTCGGCCAGCTGTTCGAGGACTACAGGAACGTCATCGCCCTGGCGGCCGATACCACTTTTTCACCAGAATCGAGGCGCTCGATCTATTTCGACCGGCTTCTGCCCCTGTTCCAGCGGATCAAGGGCCTGTCCCAGGCTGTCCTGGACATGAACCAGGCGAATATGAGCGAGGCGAACGATTTCGCGCGCCGGGAGGCAGGGCGGGCTCACAGAAGCATGCTGATGGCCATCGCTGCCTGTGCGCTGGTCGCGATCCTGTTCAGCTTCCTGACCCATCACTGGATCCTGAGACCTATCAACAGCCTGATCGAATCCATGGACCAGATCAGGCGGGGTAACCTCGATCTGGTGCTGAGACCCGGGTCAAGAGATGAGATCGGTCAGCTCTCCGCGACGGTCAATGCCATGGCTGCGGCCCTGCGCGAGACCCGCCGCGCCGACCGGATCAACCTGGCCCGGACCCGCCGCGCCACGGAGGACGTTTTCAAGGCTCTGCCCGCCGCGGTGGCGGTGCTCGACCTGGAGGGCCGGGTCGAGGTGGCCACCGAGACCGCACGCCGTCATTTTGGTCTGAACCCGGGCGTTCTGATCCGCGACCTGGATTATAAATGGCTGACAGAACTACTGGAACGCGCCAAAACTGAGGACCATCTCGCCGACCACGAGGTGCGTGGGGAGTACATACAGCAGTTCATCGACGGGAAAGAGTACTTTTTCTTGCCCTCGGTGATAGAGATTCCAGTCGACCGGGAGCGGAACGAGACCACTGGGACTGCGGTGATAATCAAGGATGTGACCATGATCCACGAGCAGCAGGAGCTGAAAAGCAGCCTGGTCTCCACGGTTTCGCATCAGCTCCGAACTCCGCTGACCGCCCTGCGCATGTCGATCCACCTCCTGCTGGAGGAGAGAGTGGGGGCCCTGAACGAGAAGCAGATCGAGCTGTTGATGGCGGCGCGGGAGGACAGCGATCGGCTGACCGGGATAGTGGACTCGCTGCTGGACATAGGCCGTATCGAGTCCTGCCGGACGAGCCTGAATCTGGCCCCGGTCGCGCCACGCGAGCTGGCGCGGGCGGCGCTCGAACAGTTCACGTCCGAGGCCAGGGACAAGGGCGTCGAGCTGGTTAACGCGGTCCCGGATGACCTGCCCGCGGTTCAGGTGGATTCGGGACGGCTGAAACATGTGTTCGCCAACCTGCTGTCCAACGCTCTTCGTTTCACCGGCGGCGGGGGGACAGTCACTGTCGGGGCTACGGCGGAGGCGGGTCAGGTGTGTTTTTCGGTCCGGGACACGGGCAAAGGGATTCCCCCGGAGCACCTGGGCCATTTGTTCGAACAATTTTACCGCGAGCCGGGTCAGGATGAAAAAACGGGTGTCGGACTGGGGCTGGCGATAGTGAAAGAGATTGTCCAGGCCCACGGTGGCGAGGTGGCGGTAGAGAGCACTCCCGGCGAGGGCTCGACTTTCAGTTTCACCCTGCCGCTGAGTTGA
- the kdpF gene encoding K(+)-transporting ATPase subunit F translates to MLYIVTTVFAFCLGYLVYAILRPERF, encoded by the coding sequence GTGCTGTACATCGTCACCACGGTTTTCGCCTTCTGTCTCGGGTATCTGGTCTATGCCATCCTAAGGCCCGAGCGTTTCTGA